A single Sander lucioperca isolate FBNREF2018 chromosome 24, SLUC_FBN_1.2, whole genome shotgun sequence DNA region contains:
- the mdh1b gene encoding putative malate dehydrogenase 1B isoform X2, translated as MAKFVLAGKTDCPHYAKAELLADRLQRSLPNFRIQKISILPHEWKEWLDATCKRNGWKHEQSPMVWRELVDHGGKGILLGDFSDFLEHCQDYYNITSDMSTDIMLSVAAENLETKMNLIAEEQHRVSLIKPLHIWISSALSSTCHFLIPYLLSAEVFPHVSAISLHLLDLEGNMEELQWLRMETEDLALRLLHQVTIHTDLEQAFREADVIVLLDEGWSEDSDRGNEEEVKKKTVKGISDSHQFVTVATQLENEAKAIVAKKLKVRTSDITNVIVWGNISGSFYIDLQRAKVFNYDGAIKGPAFFSQPAKSILQGRKWLETDFQDLVRCQRAAVTSKTCQAAAMTVTNGMLAVLKAWNGVCSPDEVFSMGVLCPGYYNLPDGIVLSIPVTFTDGRWSVLCDVTVGDELKERLQLYASELRQEKELGSENCTMVINKVDS; from the exons ATGGCAAAATTTGTGCTTGCTG GTAAAACAGACTGTCCACATTACGCCAAAGCGGAACTATTAGCAGACCGTTTGCAGCGATCTCTGCCAAACTTCAGGATCCAAAAGATCTCCATCCTCCCACATGAATGGAAG GAATGGCTGGACGCCACCTGCAAAAGAAATGGCTGGAAACACGAGCAGTCCCCTATGGTTTGGAGGGAACTGGTGGACCACGGGGGGAAAGGGATTCTCTTAGGGGACTTCAGTGACTTCCTAGAGCATTGTCAG GACTACTACAACATCACATCAGACATGTCTACGGATATAATGCTAAGTGTTGCTGCAGAGAATCTGGAAACCAAGATGAATCTTATTGCAGAGGAGCAACATCGTGTCAGTCTTATCAAACCCCTTCACATATGGATCAGCAG TGCTCTCAGCTCAACCTGCCACTTCCTGATCCCTTATCTGCTCTCTGCTGAGGTATTCCCCCACGTGTCCGCAATCAGCCTCCACCTACTGGACCTGGAGGGGAACATGGAGGAATTGCAGTGGCTGAGGATGGAGACGGAGGACCTGGCACTCCGTCTGCTCCATCAA gtgACCATTCACACAGATCTGGAACAGGCCTTCCGAGAGGCGGATGTCATTGTACTGCTGGATGAGGGGTGGTCGGAAGACAGTGATAGAGGGAATGAGGAGGAAGTGAAGAAGAAAACGGTAAAGGGAATCTCAGACAG CCACCAGTTTGTCACCGTGGCAACTCAGCTGGAGAACGAAGCCAAGGCTATCGTTGCAAAGAAGCTGAAAGTGAGGACTTCAG ATATTACAAATGTCATTGTTTGGGGAAACATCAGTGGTAGTTTCTACATTGACCTGCAGAGGGCAAAGGTTTTCAACTATGATGGGGCAATCAAAGGACCAGCTTTCTTTTCCCAGCCAGCCAAAAGCATTCTCCAAGGAAG GAAATGGTTGGAAACAGACTTTCAAGACTTGGTACGTTGTCAGCGTGCAGCTGTGACTTCAAAGACCTGCCAAGCAGCTGCCATGACGGTTACCAATGGGATGCTTGCTGTCCTAAAGGCTTGGAATGGCGTTTGTAGTCCAGATGAGGTCTTCTCTATGGGTGTACTTTGCCCAG GCTACTACAATCTCCCTGATGGCATCGTTCTCTCAATCCCAGTAACTTTCACAGACGGTAGATGGTCCGTGCTGTGTGATGTCACTGTTGGAGACGAGTTGAAGGAGAGACTTCAGCTTTATGCAAGTGAACTCCGGCAG GAAAAAGAACTTGGATCAGAAAATTGCACAATGGTTATAAATAAAGTAGACAGTTAA
- the retreg2 gene encoding reticulophagy regulator 2, whose protein sequence is MASEEEARRRPSVTSSSVGLESLFPSGTSEQTRGDENPELVRLRERLQGWLSQYEPLLLWVQRLLVWERPFYSISVALTLNTLFWLLSSTSLRPLFLLSVSLLGVMLLERWKPKLPIITVEHAEAHPVQSDTMSVEQHLLSIPELSHHLAESYLTYCLYLQEMLQYKQQNHGKFCVMMCSGCLVLAVVGHYVPGIMISYIIVLSVLLWPLVVYHELIQRMYTGLEPILMKLDYSMKGETEHRKHDKRKVKKEMEEGDEPRAETESDSEEELSCFAPTVDVKTTALAMAITDSELSDEEASILESGGFSVSRATTPQLTDVSEDLDQQSLHSDPEESYLRDLPEFPSVEEFPSIDHNLLHFPLRGPGHGDGVQAGAQSEREPLSPASLLIQHLASPLHFVNTHFNGHGRPPGGEEGMLPAPGAGEAAGTREEEEKEAAVAQGTQQSLEALSEEIVSTAISTVVQNTLSAMLRSSEASEEPSLAEFLPTETPPGPLETSTPPTETTANTTITTIGALGADQDLDEAITTESGTGEAMPDDALVPTEEEDFELLDQSELEGLDEALDLISARQAVGGASGAPETPPSPPHQPQS, encoded by the exons ATGGCGAGCGAGGAGGAGGCCAGAAGACGCCCATCGGTTACCTCCTCTTCTGTCGGTCTTGAGTCCCTGTTCCCTTCAGGGACATCGGAACAAACCCGCGGGGACGAAAACCCGGAGCTCGTCCGCCTGCGGGAGCGTCTTCAGGGTTGGCTATCGCAGTATGAGCCCCTACTGCTATGGGTGCAGAGGCTGTTGGTCTGGGAGAGGCCATTCTACAGCATCTCTGTCGCCCTGACACTCAACACATTATTTTG GCTCCTGTCATCCACCTCCTTGCGGCCTCTGTTCCTGTTGAGTGTGTCCCTGCTGGGAGTCATGCTCCTGGAGAGATGGAAGCCCAAGTTGCCCATCATTACCG TGGAACATGCAGAGGCTCATCCTGTACAAAG TGACACAATGAGTGTGGAGCAGCATCTGCTCAGTATTCCTGAGCTCAGCCACCACCTGGCTGAAAGCTACCTGACCTACTGCCTGTACCTGCAGGAGATGCTGCAGTACAAACAACAGAACCATGGCAAG TTCTGTGTGATGATGTGCAGTGGCTGTCTTGTACTTGCCGTGGTTGGGCATTATGTACCAGGAATCATGATCTCCTATATTATTG TCCTGAGCGTGCTGTTGTGGCCGCTGGTGGTGTACCACGAACTGATCCAGAGGATGTACACCGGCTTGGAGCCAATCCTGATGAAACTGGACTACAGCATGAAGGGAGAAACCGAGCACCGCAAGCACGACAAGAGGA aGGTGAagaaggagatggaggagggggACGAGCCAAGAGCTGAAACGGAGAGTGACAGTGAGGAGGAGCTGTCCTGTTTTGCCCCAACG GTGGATGTGAAGACCACAGCTCTGGCGATGGCCATCACAGACTCGGAGCTGTCAGATGAGGAGGCATCCATCTTGGAGAGCGGAGGGTTCTCCGTGTCAAGAGCCACCACCCCTCAACTCACTGACGTCTCTGAAG ACCTGGACCAGCAGAGTTTACACAGCGACCCAGAGGAGTCCTACCTGCGGGATCTGCCTGAGTTCCCCTCCGTTGAGGAGTTCCCGTCCATCGATCACAACCTGCTCCACTTCCCTCTGCGAGGCCCCGGGCACGGCGACGGAGTCCAGGCTGGTGCTCAGTCCGAGAGGGAACCGTTGAGTCCCGCCAGCCTCCTTATCCAGCACCTAGCGTCTCCGCTCCACTTTGTGAACACGCACTTCAACGGACATGGGCGACCACCTGGGGGTGAGGAGGGCATGTTGCCTGCGCCAGGCGCAGGGGAGGCAGCAGGGACgcgggaggaagaggagaaggaagcTGCAGTAGCCCAGGGTACACAACAGTCCTTGGAGGCGTTGAGCGAGGAAATAGTGAGCACAGCCATCTCCACAGTGGTGCAGAACACTCTGTCGGCCATGCTGCGCTCCAGCGAGGCCAGCGAGGAGCCCTCCCTGGCCGAGTTCCTTCCCACTGAAACCCCACCTGGCCCTCTGGAGACCTCCACCCCACCCACCGAGACCACTGCTAACACTACGATTACTACAATAGGAGCGCTGGGGGCTGACCAGGACCTGGATGAGGCGATTACGACAGAAAGCGGCACCGGAGAGGCGATGCCCGACGACGCGCTAGTTCCGACCGAGGAAGAGGACTTTGAGCTTCTGGACCAAAGTGAACTGGAGGGGCTGGATGAGGCGCTGGACCTCATCTCTGCCAGACAGGCAGTGGGAGGAGCCTCGGGAGCTCCAGAGACGCCTCCGTCTCCTCCGCATCAACCACAGTCATAG
- the mdh1b gene encoding putative malate dehydrogenase 1B isoform X1 has translation MAKFVLAGKTDCPHYAKAELLADRLQRSLPNFRIQKISILPHEWKEWLDATCKRNGWKHEQSPMVWRELVDHGGKGILLGDFSDFLEHCQDYYNITSDMSTDIMLSVAAENLETKMNLIAEEQHRVSLIKPLHIWISSALSSTCHFLIPYLLSAEVFPHVSAISLHLLDLEGNMEELQWLRMETEDLALRLLHQVTIHTDLEQAFREADVIVLLDEGWSEDSDRGNEEEVKKKTVKGISDRYREYGQLIDTMANKDVKVIVSGDSFVNLRCSLLLDNVHSIDSHQFVTVATQLENEAKAIVAKKLKVRTSDITNVIVWGNISGSFYIDLQRAKVFNYDGAIKGPAFFSQPAKSILQGRKWLETDFQDLVRCQRAAVTSKTCQAAAMTVTNGMLAVLKAWNGVCSPDEVFSMGVLCPGYYNLPDGIVLSIPVTFTDGRWSVLCDVTVGDELKERLQLYASELRQEKELGSENCTMVINKVDS, from the exons ATGGCAAAATTTGTGCTTGCTG GTAAAACAGACTGTCCACATTACGCCAAAGCGGAACTATTAGCAGACCGTTTGCAGCGATCTCTGCCAAACTTCAGGATCCAAAAGATCTCCATCCTCCCACATGAATGGAAG GAATGGCTGGACGCCACCTGCAAAAGAAATGGCTGGAAACACGAGCAGTCCCCTATGGTTTGGAGGGAACTGGTGGACCACGGGGGGAAAGGGATTCTCTTAGGGGACTTCAGTGACTTCCTAGAGCATTGTCAG GACTACTACAACATCACATCAGACATGTCTACGGATATAATGCTAAGTGTTGCTGCAGAGAATCTGGAAACCAAGATGAATCTTATTGCAGAGGAGCAACATCGTGTCAGTCTTATCAAACCCCTTCACATATGGATCAGCAG TGCTCTCAGCTCAACCTGCCACTTCCTGATCCCTTATCTGCTCTCTGCTGAGGTATTCCCCCACGTGTCCGCAATCAGCCTCCACCTACTGGACCTGGAGGGGAACATGGAGGAATTGCAGTGGCTGAGGATGGAGACGGAGGACCTGGCACTCCGTCTGCTCCATCAA gtgACCATTCACACAGATCTGGAACAGGCCTTCCGAGAGGCGGATGTCATTGTACTGCTGGATGAGGGGTGGTCGGAAGACAGTGATAGAGGGAATGAGGAGGAAGTGAAGAAGAAAACGGTAAAGGGAATCTCAGACAGGTACAGAGAGTACGGACAGCTGATTGACACAATGGCCAACAAGGACGTGAAGGTGATCGTGTCTGGTGACTCATTTGTGAACCTGAGATGCTCACTTCTTTTGGACAACGTGCACTCCATTGACAGCCACCAGTTTGTCACCGTGGCAACTCAGCTGGAGAACGAAGCCAAGGCTATCGTTGCAAAGAAGCTGAAAGTGAGGACTTCAG ATATTACAAATGTCATTGTTTGGGGAAACATCAGTGGTAGTTTCTACATTGACCTGCAGAGGGCAAAGGTTTTCAACTATGATGGGGCAATCAAAGGACCAGCTTTCTTTTCCCAGCCAGCCAAAAGCATTCTCCAAGGAAG GAAATGGTTGGAAACAGACTTTCAAGACTTGGTACGTTGTCAGCGTGCAGCTGTGACTTCAAAGACCTGCCAAGCAGCTGCCATGACGGTTACCAATGGGATGCTTGCTGTCCTAAAGGCTTGGAATGGCGTTTGTAGTCCAGATGAGGTCTTCTCTATGGGTGTACTTTGCCCAG GCTACTACAATCTCCCTGATGGCATCGTTCTCTCAATCCCAGTAACTTTCACAGACGGTAGATGGTCCGTGCTGTGTGATGTCACTGTTGGAGACGAGTTGAAGGAGAGACTTCAGCTTTATGCAAGTGAACTCCGGCAG GAAAAAGAACTTGGATCAGAAAATTGCACAATGGTTATAAATAAAGTAGACAGTTAA